A region of the Desulfobulbaceae bacterium genome:
TAAAACGGATTTGCCTTGAGAAGCCAACTGCATAGCGGCTGGTGTTCCGCCAGGGCCTCCTCCAACAAGATTCTTGTCCTCCATGAAGGGCAGATTGTTTTCCAGGGATCACCGGAAGCGTTTGACGATTTTGAGCATCCTTTTGTTGAAGAGTTCACCAACAGTCTGCTCGCCTTTCGTGAAAATCTTACCGGCCTCTACTCGCTTCGCACCTTTAAAAGCAGATACCAGAAGACCTTAAATCGAAAATCTCCGGACCAAAATTATGTTATTGCCGTCTTCACCCTGGCGGATTTTACCGTTTTGTGCAGAACCGCCGGCCATGGGGTCGGCCAGAAAATCCTGAAGAAGTTCGGGGATTACCTCAATGAATACTTTAACGATGTGGGCGCCTTTTCCACCCGCCAGAAAAGAAATGTTTTTATTACCTTCCTTCCCTTTTCTGATCGGACAGAGGCAGCAAAGCTGGTCGCTGATTTTGTTAATTGGCTGCGTGAAGCTCTCGAAAAGACGCCGCTGGTCGCAGGGCGAATCCCCCTGGAAAAATGTGTTGTCAGCATTCTTGCCGGTGTTGGTGAAGGATTACCGCGTCACGATCAATTAAACGATGTTGTCATT
Encoded here:
- a CDS encoding diguanylate cyclase; translation: MRSQLHSGWCSARASSNKILVLHEGQIVFQGSPEAFDDFEHPFVEEFTNSLLAFRENLTGLYSLRTFKSRYQKTLNRKSPDQNYVIAVFTLADFTVLCRTAGHGVGQKILKKFGDYLNEYFNDVGAFSTRQKRNVFITFLPFSDRTEAAKLVADFVNWLREALEKTPLVAGRIPLEKCVVSILAGVGEGLPRHDQLNDVVIEALKNQKEVVSINLYGG